From a region of the Hymenobacter jejuensis genome:
- the leuS gene encoding leucine--tRNA ligase has product MPAYRPEEIEKKWQAHWKEHNTFKADNQSDKPKYYVLDMFPYPSGAGLHVGHPLGYIASDIVTRFKRLQGFNVLHPMGFDSFGLPAEQYAIQTGQHPEKTTRENIARYIEQLSSLGFSYDWSREVRTSDPSYYKWTQWIFLKLFNAWYNLDTDRAEPIKTLLDKFEQNGSAGIRAAGDEEDRHEFSAGQWQMMSEKQRLAAVHPYRLAYQSDTYVNWCPALGTVLSNDEVKDGLSERGGYPVERRLMPQWNLRITAYADRLLQGLDTIDWPDAVKEMQRNWIGRSVGAEVIFPLQNDPNQSIKVYTTRVDTIYGATFMVLAPEHELAAQLTTPEQREAVEAYVTQSKHRSERDRMADTKTVSGVFTGSYALNPVSGEPVPVWLADYVLAGYGTGAVMAVPSGDQRDYLFAKHFDLPIIQVTDAQKDIEHQADPTKEGRYINSGIINGLTYKEATDKLISWLEEHNLGKGKVNFRLRDAIFGRQRYWGEPIPIYYKDGTAYGVAEADLPLVLPEIDEYKPTETGEPPLGRAKDWKYKGQYDYELSTMPGWAGSSWYYLRYMDPHNNERFVGQEAEQYWGNVDLYMGGAEHATGHLLYSRFWYLFLKDLGIVSGNEPFQKLINQGMILGRSNFVYRINGTNEFVTLSKKNQHETTALHADVSLVDSNDVLDVEAFRKWREDYADAVFITEEDGRYVCGWEVEKMSKSKHNVVNPDDLIERYGADALRMYEMFLGPLEQFKPWNTSGMSGVSNFLKKLWRLFHPEDGAFAVTDEAPTAAELKALHKAIRKAQEDIERFSFNTSVSTFMICVNELTALSTHKRAILEPLTIILSPYAPHLAEELWQELGHEAGSISTAQFPAFEEKYLAEDTVEYPIAFNGKMRGKMTFAASAPASDIEQEVLASEVFEKFGEGKTPKKVIVVPGRMVNVVL; this is encoded by the coding sequence ATGCCCGCATACCGTCCGGAGGAAATTGAGAAAAAGTGGCAAGCCCACTGGAAAGAACATAATACGTTTAAGGCTGATAATCAATCGGATAAGCCCAAGTACTACGTCCTCGACATGTTCCCGTACCCGTCGGGCGCTGGCCTGCACGTGGGGCACCCGCTGGGCTACATTGCCTCCGATATTGTTACGCGATTCAAGCGCTTGCAGGGCTTTAACGTGCTGCATCCCATGGGTTTCGACTCGTTTGGCCTGCCCGCCGAGCAGTACGCCATCCAGACCGGCCAGCACCCCGAAAAAACGACCCGCGAAAACATAGCCCGTTACATCGAGCAGTTGTCGTCGCTGGGTTTTAGCTATGATTGGAGCCGCGAAGTGCGCACCTCCGACCCCAGCTACTACAAGTGGACGCAGTGGATCTTCCTAAAGCTGTTCAACGCCTGGTACAACCTCGACACCGACCGCGCCGAGCCCATCAAAACGCTGCTCGACAAGTTTGAGCAGAACGGCAGCGCCGGCATCCGCGCCGCTGGCGACGAGGAAGATCGCCACGAGTTTTCGGCTGGTCAGTGGCAGATGATGAGCGAAAAGCAGCGCCTTGCAGCAGTGCATCCGTATCGCCTTGCCTATCAATCGGATACGTATGTGAACTGGTGCCCGGCGCTGGGTACGGTGCTCTCGAACGACGAGGTAAAAGACGGGCTTTCGGAGCGCGGCGGCTACCCCGTCGAGCGGCGCTTGATGCCGCAATGGAACCTGCGCATCACGGCCTACGCCGACCGCCTGTTGCAGGGCCTCGACACGATCGACTGGCCGGACGCGGTGAAGGAGATGCAGCGCAACTGGATTGGCCGCTCGGTGGGCGCGGAAGTGATCTTCCCGCTCCAGAACGACCCAAACCAGAGCATCAAGGTTTATACCACGCGCGTCGATACCATTTATGGCGCCACGTTCATGGTGTTAGCCCCTGAGCATGAGCTAGCTGCACAGCTCACCACGCCCGAACAGCGCGAAGCCGTAGAAGCCTACGTGACGCAGAGCAAGCACCGCTCGGAGCGCGACCGCATGGCCGATACCAAAACCGTTTCGGGCGTATTTACGGGCAGCTACGCCCTGAATCCCGTCAGCGGCGAGCCCGTGCCGGTGTGGCTGGCCGACTACGTGCTGGCCGGCTACGGCACGGGCGCCGTGATGGCCGTTCCTTCCGGCGACCAGCGCGACTACCTGTTTGCCAAGCACTTCGACCTGCCCATCATTCAGGTAACCGACGCCCAGAAAGACATTGAGCACCAGGCCGATCCAACTAAGGAAGGCCGCTACATCAACTCCGGCATTATCAACGGCCTCACTTACAAAGAGGCTACCGACAAGCTGATTAGCTGGCTGGAAGAGCATAACCTCGGCAAAGGCAAAGTTAATTTCCGGTTGCGCGACGCCATTTTTGGCCGCCAGCGCTACTGGGGCGAGCCCATCCCGATCTATTACAAAGACGGCACCGCCTACGGCGTGGCCGAAGCCGATTTGCCGCTCGTGCTGCCCGAAATCGATGAGTACAAGCCTACCGAAACCGGCGAGCCCCCCCTGGGCCGCGCCAAGGACTGGAAGTACAAGGGCCAGTACGATTACGAGCTGAGCACGATGCCCGGTTGGGCTGGCTCGTCGTGGTACTACCTCCGCTACATGGACCCGCACAACAACGAGCGTTTTGTGGGCCAGGAAGCAGAACAGTACTGGGGCAATGTCGATTTATATATGGGTGGCGCAGAGCACGCTACGGGTCACTTGCTCTACTCCCGCTTCTGGTATCTGTTCCTAAAGGACCTAGGCATTGTAAGCGGCAACGAGCCGTTCCAGAAGCTCATCAACCAAGGGATGATTTTGGGCCGCTCAAACTTTGTGTATCGGATCAACGGTACGAATGAGTTTGTAACGCTTTCCAAGAAAAATCAACACGAAACCACTGCTTTGCATGCTGATGTGAGCTTGGTAGACAGCAACGATGTGCTCGACGTGGAAGCCTTCCGCAAGTGGCGCGAAGACTACGCTGATGCGGTGTTCATTACCGAAGAGGACGGCCGCTATGTTTGTGGCTGGGAAGTCGAGAAGATGTCGAAGTCGAAGCACAATGTAGTCAACCCCGACGACCTCATTGAGCGGTACGGCGCCGACGCGTTGCGTATGTACGAGATGTTCCTCGGCCCGCTGGAGCAGTTCAAGCCGTGGAATACCAGCGGCATGAGCGGCGTTTCGAACTTCCTGAAGAAGCTCTGGCGCCTGTTCCACCCCGAAGACGGTGCTTTCGCCGTAACTGACGAAGCTCCAACCGCCGCCGAGCTGAAGGCCTTGCACAAAGCCATTCGGAAGGCACAGGAGGATATCGAGCGGTTCTCCTTCAACACGTCGGTGAGCACATTCATGATCTGCGTGAACGAGCTCACGGCCCTAAGCACGCACAAACGTGCGATTCTGGAGCCGCTGACCATCATCCTGTCGCCCTACGCGCCGCACTTGGCCGAAGAGCTGTGGCAGGAACTGGGCCACGAAGCGGGCAGCATTAGTACGGCGCAGTTCCCGGCTTTTGAGGAGAAATACTTGGCCGAAGACACGGTGGAGTATCCGATTGCGTTCAACGGCAAGATGCGCGGCAAAATGACGTTCGCCGCCTCCGCGCCCGCCAGCGACATCGAGCAGGAAGTACTTGCCTCTGAGGTATTTGAGAAATTCGGCGAGGGCAAAACCCCGAAGAAAGTAATCGTAGTTCCCGGCCGCATGGTAAACGTTGTTCTGTAA
- a CDS encoding MmcQ/YjbR family DNA-binding protein has translation MNIEDFRDYCLLKPGVVEDTPFDLDTLVFKVGGKIFALTDISTFGSVNLKCDPERAIQLREEYDYVLPGYHMNKKHWNTILIGTGVSDRQLREWVDHSYELVLKSLPKAKREAAAGPEE, from the coding sequence ATGAACATTGAGGATTTCCGCGACTACTGCTTGCTGAAACCCGGTGTTGTCGAAGATACCCCCTTCGACCTGGACACGCTCGTGTTCAAAGTTGGCGGTAAGATCTTCGCCCTCACCGACATTAGCACATTTGGAAGCGTTAATCTGAAGTGTGACCCGGAGCGTGCTATTCAGCTTCGTGAGGAGTACGATTACGTACTGCCGGGTTATCACATGAACAAGAAACACTGGAATACCATCCTCATCGGCACTGGTGTCAGCGACCGCCAGTTGCGGGAATGGGTTGATCATTCCTACGAGTTGGTGTTGAAATCCTTGCCCAAGGCCAAGCGCGAAGCTGCCGCCGGCCCCGAGGAATAA
- a CDS encoding acyl carrier protein phosphodiesterase, with product MNFLAHLYLSGSDDPDLLLGNFIADSVPGRQLEKYAPGIQRGIRLHRHIDTFTDQHPVVRRATLRLREAGYGKYSGVISDVFFDHFLARNFSEFSSVPLAEFCQRAYALLTRRAAELPERVQHFLPYMVQHNWLLHYADFEGIAASLRGLSRRASPGSGMETAVEELKLQYAAYEADFREFFPELQAEVELRGSTT from the coding sequence GTGAATTTTCTGGCGCACCTCTACCTTTCCGGCTCCGACGACCCCGACTTGCTCCTCGGCAACTTCATCGCTGACTCGGTGCCTGGCCGGCAGCTCGAAAAGTATGCGCCCGGCATTCAGCGCGGCATTCGGCTGCACCGCCACATCGATACCTTCACCGACCAGCACCCGGTGGTGCGCCGCGCTACGCTGCGGCTGCGCGAGGCGGGCTACGGCAAGTACTCCGGTGTTATTTCCGACGTGTTTTTCGACCACTTCTTGGCCCGCAACTTCAGCGAGTTCTCCAGCGTGCCCTTGGCTGAGTTTTGCCAGCGCGCCTATGCATTGCTCACGCGCCGGGCTGCTGAGTTGCCGGAGCGGGTGCAGCATTTCCTGCCCTACATGGTGCAGCACAACTGGCTCTTGCACTACGCTGATTTTGAAGGTATTGCGGCATCGCTTCGTGGCTTGAGCCGCCGCGCTTCGCCGGGCTCAGGCATGGAAACAGCCGTGGAAGAGCTAAAGCTGCAGTACGCAGCCTATGAAGCGGATTTTCGGGAGTTTTTTCCGGAATTGCAGGCGGAAGTAGAGCTAAGAGGTTCAACTACTTAA
- a CDS encoding DUF6728 family protein — protein sequence MRTKGLFNLGPVFGYFFRKNDPNRHSNFNLRTMHFINKLSMAMFLVGFLVLIYRWFIR from the coding sequence ATGCGTACCAAAGGCCTTTTTAACCTCGGACCCGTTTTCGGTTATTTCTTCCGCAAAAACGATCCGAACCGGCATAGCAACTTCAACCTGCGCACGATGCATTTCATCAACAAGCTGAGCATGGCCATGTTCTTGGTTGGCTTCTTGGTGCTGATTTATCGTTGGTTTATTCGCTAA
- a CDS encoding FKBP-type peptidyl-prolyl cis-trans isomerase, whose protein sequence is MAQISPNKVVTITYDLSVTDENNQKVLVESAEADSPMVFLFGQSGLPEEFEHQLDGKSDGDAFSFSLTPEQAYGDYDEQALVKIPKQVFEIDGQMDEEMLQVGNYLPMADNQGNHMQGKIVAIGPDEVQMDFNHPLAGMVMHFDGQVQSVREATQEELEHGHVHGEGGHHH, encoded by the coding sequence ATGGCCCAAATCAGCCCCAACAAAGTCGTCACGATCACCTACGACCTGAGCGTGACTGACGAAAACAACCAGAAAGTGCTCGTCGAATCGGCGGAAGCCGACAGTCCCATGGTCTTTTTGTTCGGCCAGAGCGGCTTGCCAGAAGAGTTTGAGCATCAACTAGATGGCAAAAGCGACGGCGATGCCTTTAGCTTCTCCCTCACGCCCGAGCAAGCCTACGGCGACTACGACGAGCAAGCTTTGGTGAAAATCCCGAAGCAGGTATTTGAAATCGACGGCCAGATGGACGAGGAAATGCTGCAAGTAGGCAACTACCTGCCCATGGCCGACAACCAAGGCAACCACATGCAGGGCAAAATAGTCGCCATCGGCCCCGACGAAGTGCAGATGGACTTCAACCACCCCCTCGCCGGCATGGTCATGCACTTCGACGGCCAGGTGCAGTCGGTGCGCGAAGCCACTCAGGAAGAGCTAGAGCACGGCCACGTACATGGCGAAGGCGGGCATCACCATTAG
- a CDS encoding SMP-30/gluconolactonase/LRE family protein: MNQTLTALLLGGALLAGCQQKKNTPEQASQAAATDSAVAATDTAARVGKPVLLHTLPDQYNTPDGLALAPNGSLILSVPNLADNKYPAVLLEMTDDTIKPYLTNLPVQPDTKHAAPMDLAFGPDGNLYYAENQYENDKNFKSRLMRVRVQNGKPGAVETVVDNFALANAVVWKGNTIYVTDSQWDMPNDDKGSAILRFTLAELNKGPVHLKPKTMDPHVLTTFTTAVNETGVDNGADGLDYDSKGNFYTGSFGDGTFYKVTLKPDGSLAKKEAMTLKGKKIPCIDGLIIDRTTDKAYVCNSRENAIEIINLADGTVTTLAQNGDTDGQNGLLDQPAEVLLKGNRLYISDFDKPEKKFVNQKSDAPHTMSYIDVPK, from the coding sequence ATGAACCAAACCCTGACCGCGCTGCTGCTGGGCGGCGCTCTGTTGGCCGGCTGCCAGCAAAAGAAAAACACCCCCGAACAAGCCAGCCAGGCCGCCGCTACCGATTCGGCGGTAGCCGCAACCGACACGGCCGCCCGCGTGGGCAAGCCGGTATTGCTGCACACGCTGCCCGACCAATACAACACACCCGATGGCCTCGCGCTGGCGCCCAACGGCAGCCTGATCCTGTCCGTTCCGAACCTGGCCGACAACAAATACCCGGCGGTGCTGCTCGAAATGACCGACGACACCATCAAGCCCTATCTCACCAACCTGCCCGTGCAGCCCGATACCAAGCACGCCGCCCCCATGGATTTGGCTTTTGGGCCCGATGGTAACCTGTATTATGCTGAAAATCAGTATGAAAACGACAAGAATTTCAAATCGCGGCTGATGCGCGTGCGCGTGCAAAACGGCAAGCCTGGCGCCGTAGAAACCGTGGTCGACAACTTCGCGCTGGCTAACGCTGTGGTGTGGAAAGGCAATACGATCTATGTAACTGATAGTCAATGGGATATGCCCAACGACGACAAGGGTAGCGCCATTTTGCGTTTCACGCTCGCCGAACTAAACAAAGGCCCCGTGCACCTGAAGCCCAAAACGATGGACCCGCACGTGCTGACTACCTTCACGACGGCCGTGAACGAGACCGGCGTGGACAACGGCGCCGACGGCCTCGACTACGACAGCAAAGGCAACTTCTACACCGGCTCCTTCGGCGATGGCACCTTCTACAAAGTCACGCTCAAGCCCGATGGCAGCCTCGCCAAAAAGGAAGCCATGACGCTGAAAGGCAAGAAGATACCCTGCATCGATGGCCTCATTATCGACCGCACAACCGATAAGGCGTACGTCTGCAATTCGCGCGAAAACGCCATTGAAATCATCAATCTGGCCGATGGCACCGTCACGACGCTGGCCCAAAACGGCGACACCGACGGCCAGAACGGCTTGCTCGATCAGCCTGCCGAAGTGCTGCTGAAGGGCAACCGTTTGTATATCAGTGATTTTGACAAGCCCGAAAAGAAGTTCGTCAACCAGAAGTCCGATGCCCCGCACACGATGTCCTACATCGACGTGCCGAAGTAG
- a CDS encoding spheroidene monooxygenase produces MPSPLTTLTLFGLAPGNVRWGLAQMGTSPPQLQRVPGLRFFKLFGSGKGQGFGLTPNFHRYGMMAVWESEEAAAAFFGGHALYQIYERRCQEIWTAYLAPLRSHGLWDGVNPFEYQAEAMAKDSADGPVAVLTRASIRLLKAPRFWKFVPQTSTALAEASGLLASIGLGELPLVRQATFSLWESAEAMQQYAYRGPLHREVIQRTRAEQWYKEELFARFRVLKTEGTWNGQRLL; encoded by the coding sequence TTGCCTTCTCCGCTCACCACCCTTACGCTTTTTGGCTTAGCGCCTGGCAACGTCCGTTGGGGATTGGCCCAGATGGGCACTTCGCCGCCGCAGCTGCAACGAGTGCCGGGGCTGCGTTTTTTTAAGCTGTTTGGCAGCGGCAAGGGACAAGGTTTTGGCCTGACGCCCAATTTTCACCGTTACGGGATGATGGCCGTGTGGGAATCGGAGGAAGCCGCCGCCGCTTTTTTCGGCGGCCATGCCCTGTATCAAATATACGAGCGGCGCTGCCAAGAAATCTGGACGGCGTATCTGGCACCGCTTCGCTCCCACGGCCTCTGGGACGGCGTCAATCCCTTTGAGTATCAAGCAGAAGCAATGGCCAAGGATTCTGCTGACGGGCCCGTTGCGGTCCTGACGCGGGCTTCGATTCGGCTGCTGAAGGCCCCGCGCTTCTGGAAGTTTGTGCCCCAAACGAGCACCGCGCTGGCCGAAGCTTCGGGCCTGTTGGCCTCGATCGGGCTGGGCGAGCTGCCGTTGGTGCGGCAAGCGACGTTTAGCCTCTGGGAATCGGCGGAGGCCATGCAGCAGTACGCCTACCGTGGCCCTTTGCACCGCGAAGTCATTCAGCGCACGCGCGCCGAGCAGTGGTACAAAGAAGAGTTGTTTGCCCGTTTCCGGGTGCTGAAAACGGAAGGCACCTGGAACGGCCAACGGCTACTGTAA
- a CDS encoding phosphatase PAP2 family protein, producing MKYFSYLFLSVALWASPGPAATAQQAPSPYKTRFAVDAPITVGLGAASGLGLYLIQQKKGLTNTELTALDKNDVPKFDRFSAGNYSQKAQTASDFLCYGSLVAAPALLALNSDVRSRYGQVLGLYVQTLTATDAVFTLTVGSVTRYRPFLYGPDGDASRNSKISTNSFFAGHTAHTATATFFAAKVFHDFNPGSAAEPFVWGAAALVPAAVAYYRIEAGKHFLSDNIVGYVVGATAGILVPQLHKKASNGLSVLPIQGLTPQGHSYSGLLLVKQL from the coding sequence ATGAAGTATTTTTCCTATCTGTTTCTGAGCGTGGCTTTGTGGGCCTCGCCAGGCCCGGCTGCTACGGCCCAACAAGCTCCTTCGCCCTACAAAACCCGCTTCGCCGTGGACGCGCCCATTACGGTGGGCCTCGGGGCGGCCAGTGGGCTGGGCCTTTATCTGATTCAGCAAAAGAAAGGGCTGACCAACACCGAGCTGACTGCTTTGGATAAGAACGACGTGCCCAAGTTCGACCGGTTTTCGGCGGGCAATTACAGCCAAAAGGCCCAGACTGCCAGTGACTTCCTGTGCTACGGGAGCTTGGTGGCCGCGCCGGCTCTGCTGGCCCTGAATTCGGATGTGCGCAGCCGCTACGGGCAGGTGCTGGGCCTGTATGTGCAAACGCTCACCGCCACCGACGCCGTGTTTACCCTCACGGTCGGCTCGGTGACGCGCTATCGGCCTTTTTTGTACGGGCCCGACGGCGATGCCAGCCGCAACAGCAAGATTTCCACCAACTCGTTTTTTGCCGGGCATACGGCCCACACGGCCACGGCCACGTTTTTCGCCGCTAAGGTTTTCCACGATTTCAACCCCGGCTCGGCTGCCGAACCCTTTGTATGGGGCGCGGCTGCGCTGGTGCCGGCGGCCGTCGCGTATTACCGCATCGAGGCCGGCAAGCACTTCCTGTCCGACAACATTGTGGGGTACGTGGTCGGAGCTACGGCGGGCATTCTGGTGCCGCAGCTGCACAAAAAGGCCTCCAACGGCCTGAGCGTGCTGCCCATTCAGGGCCTGACGCCCCAAGGCCACTCGTACAGCGGCCTGCTGTTGGTGAAGCAGCTCTAG
- a CDS encoding HAD family hydrolase, which yields MIRTVIFDMDGVLVDTEPLHRDAFFRHFAELGITVSDAEYATFLGSSTRNMYQRIKREFGLSQDVEALMVRKRELFGAAFDHSTELDLLPGARALVEELYRQGVPLVLASSASKETIARVFKRFELYPYFDHIVSGEDFPQSKPNPAIFLQAAKLAETPAAECVVIEDSSNGVAAAKAAGMYCIGYSSEHSTGQDLHLADLVVSSLSQLDAATIMGLAPAR from the coding sequence ATGATTCGTACTGTCATTTTCGATATGGACGGCGTCTTGGTTGATACCGAGCCGCTGCACCGCGACGCTTTTTTCCGCCACTTTGCCGAACTGGGCATCACGGTATCCGATGCGGAATACGCCACGTTTTTGGGCTCCTCCACGCGCAACATGTACCAGCGCATCAAGCGGGAGTTTGGGCTTTCGCAGGATGTGGAAGCGCTGATGGTCCGCAAACGGGAGCTATTTGGCGCTGCCTTCGACCACTCAACGGAGCTGGATTTGCTGCCGGGCGCTCGGGCGCTTGTCGAGGAGCTGTACCGGCAGGGCGTGCCGCTGGTGCTGGCGTCGTCGGCTTCGAAGGAGACCATTGCGCGCGTGTTCAAGCGCTTCGAGCTCTATCCGTATTTCGACCACATCGTGAGCGGCGAAGATTTTCCGCAGTCGAAGCCGAACCCCGCTATTTTCCTGCAAGCCGCCAAACTGGCCGAAACGCCCGCCGCCGAGTGCGTGGTAATCGAGGATTCGTCCAATGGCGTAGCGGCAGCCAAAGCGGCCGGTATGTATTGCATCGGCTACAGCAGCGAGCACTCCACGGGTCAGGATCTACACCTGGCCGACCTCGTTGTCTCCAGCCTCAGCCAGCTCGATGCCGCCACTATTATGGGGCTAGCACCCGCCCGATAA
- a CDS encoding pyridoxamine 5'-phosphate oxidase family protein, which translates to MAEQVAVSNDVTKLIERIKDIKIAMLTTYDEDGTLHSRPMYTQEPEKDGTLWFFTEKDSAKIYEVRKENHVNLGYSKPDDNLYVSISGKATVTSDKELIKKYWSEGLRAWFPKGQEDPNIALLRIDIDRGEYWDQPSSLLVRAFGYVKAVTTGERYQPTGDEHAKVNP; encoded by the coding sequence ATGGCCGAACAAGTTGCTGTCAGTAACGATGTCACGAAATTGATTGAGAGAATCAAAGACATCAAGATTGCGATGCTGACCACCTACGACGAGGACGGCACCCTGCATAGCCGCCCGATGTACACCCAGGAGCCGGAAAAAGACGGCACGCTGTGGTTTTTTACCGAAAAAGACTCCGCCAAGATTTACGAGGTTCGCAAAGAAAACCACGTTAATCTGGGCTATTCCAAACCCGACGATAACCTGTACGTGTCGATTTCCGGCAAGGCTACGGTCACATCCGACAAGGAGCTGATCAAGAAATACTGGTCGGAAGGCCTGCGAGCCTGGTTCCCCAAAGGCCAGGAGGATCCCAACATCGCCTTGCTGCGCATCGACATCGACCGCGGCGAGTATTGGGATCAGCCCAGCAGCCTGTTGGTGCGGGCTTTTGGCTATGTCAAAGCCGTGACTACCGGCGAGCGCTACCAGCCAACCGGCGACGAGCACGCAAAAGTAAATCCATAA
- a CDS encoding nuclear transport factor 2 family protein, protein MIKILLSGLLLTTSASAFAQATSAETAAVKKTVTTFFDGMRKGDSTLVRSALAPGAVLHTIANRNGTPQLQVESTNEFLKAVGTPHPDVWDERISFDKVLIDANLASVWAPYEFYLGNKFSHCGYDSFQLVKLAGGWKIAYIIDTRRKKKCK, encoded by the coding sequence ATGATCAAAATCTTACTTTCCGGCCTGCTGCTAACCACGAGCGCCAGCGCATTCGCTCAGGCAACTTCCGCCGAAACGGCCGCGGTGAAAAAAACCGTCACTACCTTCTTCGACGGCATGCGCAAGGGCGACAGCACCTTGGTACGCAGCGCGTTAGCGCCAGGCGCAGTACTGCACACCATCGCCAACCGCAACGGCACCCCGCAACTCCAGGTCGAAAGCACAAACGAGTTTCTGAAAGCCGTAGGCACGCCGCACCCCGACGTGTGGGATGAGCGTATCAGCTTCGATAAAGTGTTGATTGATGCGAACTTAGCCAGTGTGTGGGCTCCTTACGAATTCTATTTGGGCAACAAGTTCAGCCACTGCGGCTACGATTCTTTTCAGCTGGTGAAGCTGGCTGGGGGCTGGAAAATCGCCTACATCATTGATACGCGGCGTAAGAAGAAGTGCAAATAA
- a CDS encoding glycerol-3-phosphate dehydrogenase/oxidase has protein sequence MQHQATATSFARETLLQQMVGTPSWDLIVIGGGATGLGVALDGISRGYKTLLLEQVDFAKGTSSRSTKLVHGGVRYLAQGNVGLVREALYERGLLLQNAPHLVKNQDFVIPNYDWWGGPFYTIGLKMYDVLAGRLSLGASVHLSRQQTLERLSTLQPAGLRGGVLYHDGQFDDARLAVNLAQTAIEQGGTLLNYFEVKSLLKDPQGQITGVTATDQETGTAYELRARAVVNATGIFVDEIRQMDQPGTPKLVRPSQGIHLVVDKSFLPGNEALMIPKTDDGRVLFAVPWHNRVVLGTTDTLLNAYSQEPKALEQEIEFVLRTAGRYLVRAPKRSDVLSMYAGLRPLAASQNGSQKTKEISRSHKIMVSETGLITITGGKWTTYRRMGQDTIDNAIALGKLPAALSQTAHLPIHGALPTADHSPHLAVYGSDQVPLLQLVTDEPAWGEKIDAALEFLKAEVVWAARFEMARTVEDVLARRVRILFLDARAAIRAAPEVAALLAQELGHDAQWQRQQVDTFTQVARHYVLQEQATTVGVED, from the coding sequence ATGCAGCACCAAGCGACCGCCACTTCTTTTGCCCGCGAAACCCTGTTGCAGCAAATGGTCGGCACCCCCAGTTGGGATTTGATTGTAATCGGAGGGGGGGCGACGGGCTTGGGTGTCGCGTTGGATGGCATCAGTCGGGGGTACAAAACCTTGTTGCTGGAGCAGGTAGACTTTGCCAAGGGCACCTCCAGCCGCAGCACCAAACTCGTGCACGGGGGCGTGCGCTACCTGGCCCAAGGCAACGTAGGGCTGGTGCGCGAAGCGCTCTACGAACGGGGGCTGTTGCTGCAAAACGCGCCACATCTGGTTAAAAACCAAGATTTTGTAATTCCGAATTACGATTGGTGGGGCGGGCCTTTTTACACCATCGGCCTGAAGATGTACGACGTGCTCGCGGGGCGCTTGAGCTTGGGCGCCTCGGTGCACCTGAGCCGACAGCAAACACTGGAGCGCCTCAGTACGCTGCAGCCGGCGGGTCTGCGCGGCGGCGTACTCTACCACGACGGCCAATTTGACGATGCACGCCTAGCCGTCAACCTCGCCCAAACGGCCATTGAGCAGGGCGGTACTCTCCTGAATTATTTCGAAGTAAAGAGCCTGCTGAAAGACCCGCAGGGTCAGATAACGGGGGTAACCGCCACCGACCAAGAAACGGGCACCGCGTACGAATTGCGGGCGCGGGCCGTGGTGAATGCCACAGGCATTTTCGTGGATGAAATCCGGCAGATGGACCAGCCGGGCACGCCGAAGCTGGTGCGCCCCAGCCAGGGCATACATTTGGTAGTAGATAAATCGTTTCTGCCTGGTAATGAAGCGCTTATGATTCCGAAAACCGATGATGGCCGGGTGCTGTTTGCCGTACCCTGGCATAATCGGGTGGTGCTGGGCACGACTGATACACTGCTCAACGCCTATAGCCAAGAGCCAAAGGCGTTGGAGCAAGAAATTGAGTTTGTGCTGCGCACGGCCGGCCGGTATTTGGTCCGCGCCCCGAAGCGCAGCGATGTGCTGAGTATGTACGCCGGGCTGCGGCCGCTGGCGGCCTCCCAAAACGGCTCGCAGAAGACGAAAGAAATCTCACGCAGCCACAAAATCATGGTGTCGGAAACGGGGCTGATTACCATCACGGGCGGCAAATGGACGACGTACCGCCGCATGGGCCAGGATACTATCGACAATGCCATTGCCTTGGGTAAGTTGCCCGCTGCTCTCAGCCAGACGGCTCATCTGCCCATCCACGGCGCCCTGCCGACCGCCGACCATAGCCCGCACCTCGCCGTATACGGTAGCGACCAAGTGCCTCTGCTGCAATTGGTTACAGATGAGCCGGCATGGGGCGAGAAGATTGATGCCGCGCTGGAATTTCTAAAGGCAGAAGTGGTGTGGGCGGCCCGCTTCGAAATGGCTCGCACGGTAGAAGATGTGCTCGCTCGTCGCGTGCGCATCTTGTTTCTGGACGCCAGGGCAGCTATTCGCGCGGCTCCGGAAGTCGCGGCGCTGCTGGCCCAGGAGCTAGGCCACGATGCGCAGTGGCAACGGCAGCAAGTAGATACCTTCACCCAGGTAGCCCGCCACTATGTATTGCAGGAACAAGCTACAACAGTGGGTGTGGAAGACTAA